A section of the Sporichthyaceae bacterium genome encodes:
- a CDS encoding cytochrome P450 → MTSGVTEIDAGVVEQAAQYLADPSTRRNPYAFYDLVREVAPVLQTPSGVWLISGYAEAGEILRTDEVLSRRAAGLKHAIVDDPEAKLIFTSRMLYNDRPEHTRLRRLVSYAFTRGGVAAWEERITRVTHAKLDELVPRGHMDLSADFCYPIVEQIITELLGVRAGDLPLFIRWSTAMTEPPPGGDRDSYREAANTATREITAYVRERIAERRDAPGDDILSKLIAAEDSDGRLAEHEVVALTMELIFAGHETTSNFVANGMLCLLHRPDQLRMLQADRSLLPSAINEMLRFESPAPMPMPRVALADFEIGGQWIRAGDTIVVLLAAANRDPQVFTDPDVFDIRRTPNDYISFGFGAHYCLGQQLARLESGVMFTALLDRLPGMTLAGKAIWSDHQFFRSLSSLPVAW, encoded by the coding sequence ATGACCAGCGGGGTCACCGAGATCGATGCCGGCGTCGTCGAACAGGCGGCGCAATACCTGGCGGACCCGAGCACGCGGCGTAACCCGTACGCGTTCTACGACCTGGTCCGCGAGGTCGCACCCGTGCTGCAGACACCGAGCGGGGTCTGGCTGATCTCGGGCTACGCCGAAGCGGGCGAGATCCTGCGCACCGACGAGGTGCTGAGCCGCCGGGCGGCCGGCCTCAAGCACGCGATAGTGGACGATCCCGAGGCCAAGCTGATCTTCACCTCGCGGATGCTCTACAACGACCGGCCGGAGCACACCCGGCTCCGCCGGCTGGTGTCGTACGCATTCACCCGCGGCGGCGTCGCGGCCTGGGAGGAGCGCATCACCCGCGTCACCCACGCCAAACTCGACGAGCTCGTCCCCCGCGGACACATGGACCTGTCCGCGGACTTCTGCTACCCGATCGTCGAGCAGATCATCACCGAGTTGCTCGGGGTGCGGGCCGGCGACCTCCCGCTGTTCATCCGGTGGTCGACCGCGATGACCGAGCCGCCGCCCGGCGGCGACCGCGACTCCTACCGCGAGGCGGCGAACACCGCGACCCGCGAGATCACCGCCTACGTGCGCGAGCGGATCGCCGAAAGACGCGACGCACCGGGCGACGACATCCTCAGCAAGCTGATCGCCGCCGAGGACTCCGACGGTCGCCTCGCCGAGCACGAGGTGGTCGCGCTGACCATGGAGCTGATCTTCGCCGGCCACGAGACCACGTCCAACTTCGTGGCCAACGGCATGTTGTGTCTGCTCCACCGCCCCGACCAGCTGCGGATGTTGCAGGCCGACCGTTCCCTGTTGCCGTCGGCGATCAACGAGATGCTCCGCTTCGAGAGTCCGGCCCCGATGCCGATGCCACGCGTCGCGCTCGCCGACTTCGAGATCGGCGGTCAGTGGATCAGGGCCGGCGACACCATCGTGGTCCTGCTGGCCGCGGCGAACCGCGATCCGCAGGTGTTCACCGATCCGGACGTCTTCGACATCCGACGGACGCCGAACGACTACATCTCGTTCGGTTTCGGGGCGCACTACTGTCTCGGCCAGCAACTGGCCAGGCTCGAGTCCGGCGTGATGTTCACCGCCCTGCTTGATCGCCTCCCCGGCATGACGCTTGCCGGCAAGGCGATCTGGAGCGATCACCAATTCTTCCGTTCCCTCTCGAGTCTGCCGGTGGCGTGGTGA
- a CDS encoding SDR family NAD(P)-dependent oxidoreductase, producing MALLRFDGRVAVITGAGRGVGREYARLLGSRGAAVVVNDLGAASNGAGSSAEPAEQVAREILDAGGTAVADTHSVAEQPGAQALISAALEQFGRIDVLIHNAGFVNGTYDELVAVNLSAAHWLTEAVWPTMQEQRYGRILLTTSSSGLFGSGPMQSYGASKMGVFGLGKCLAVRGRACDIAVNLISPCAYTRLVSELTLTPRMQWVADNAPPELVAPAAAFLVHESCPVSGQAFAVGAGRVARIFVGETTGYVNRDMTVEDVAAHLGVILAEDGYHVPADMDELQDLYMKTASV from the coding sequence ATGGCGCTACTTCGCTTCGACGGCCGCGTCGCCGTCATCACCGGCGCCGGCCGAGGTGTCGGCCGCGAGTACGCGCGCCTGCTCGGTAGTCGCGGAGCCGCCGTGGTCGTCAACGACCTCGGCGCGGCGAGTAACGGCGCGGGCTCGTCGGCAGAGCCTGCCGAACAGGTCGCGCGGGAGATCCTGGACGCCGGTGGGACCGCCGTCGCCGACACCCACAGTGTGGCCGAACAGCCCGGGGCGCAGGCCCTGATCTCCGCCGCTCTCGAGCAGTTCGGCCGCATCGACGTCCTCATTCACAATGCCGGGTTCGTCAACGGCACGTACGACGAGCTCGTCGCCGTCAATCTGTCCGCCGCGCACTGGCTCACCGAAGCCGTCTGGCCGACGATGCAGGAGCAGCGCTACGGGCGGATCCTGCTGACAACGTCGAGCTCGGGATTGTTCGGCTCGGGCCCGATGCAGTCCTACGGCGCCTCGAAGATGGGCGTGTTCGGCCTCGGCAAGTGCCTCGCCGTCCGCGGCAGGGCCTGCGACATCGCGGTCAACCTCATCTCGCCGTGCGCCTACACCCGGCTGGTCTCCGAGCTGACGCTCACCCCGCGAATGCAGTGGGTCGCGGACAACGCTCCGCCGGAGTTGGTTGCGCCCGCGGCCGCGTTCCTGGTCCACGAGAGTTGCCCGGTCAGCGGTCAGGCCTTCGCCGTGGGTGCGGGTCGGGTGGCCCGGATCTTCGTCGGCGAGACGACCGGCTACGTGAACCGCGACATGACTGTCGAGGACGTCGCCGCCCACCTGGGCGTGATCCTCGCCGAGGACGGCTACCACGTGCCCGCCGACATGGACGAGCTCCAGGACCTGTACATGAAGACCGCGAGCGTCTGA
- a CDS encoding cytochrome P450, whose amino-acid sequence MTTTAELYYDPWDSACREDLFGTYSRLLAEAPVYLGPNGIWAVSSYDGVQFIMGHPELFSNRPNQDETIGFPPKLDLEAPGAAELLGRLMDVATQLPLDFDELLTARVIVGADAPIHTRQRKIVNRGFTPRRVAGLQTRIDEIVAECLTGIENRTEFDLLHELAIPVPVGVIGDLLSVERSRHADVRRWTEVLATLPTSENRSDPESVFALLAMLQEFSEYFVPIVESRKTNPQDDLISDLVRAVEDDWMTVTETVLFLLVMMSAGNETTTNLVCSTVIQLLSNPDQLDLLLATPDLLPQAIEEAVRHQSPFQFLFRETVTDVEVCGTLIPKDAVIAILVGAANRDPAHFPDPDAFDITRTTPHLGFGKGVHFCLGAPLARLEARRTLGALLPHLKRFRLAEPPEVSDSLLIHGYRDVRLIAD is encoded by the coding sequence ATGACGACGACTGCCGAGTTGTACTACGACCCCTGGGATTCGGCCTGCCGAGAGGACCTGTTCGGCACGTACAGCCGGCTGCTCGCCGAGGCCCCGGTCTACCTGGGCCCGAACGGGATCTGGGCCGTCTCGAGCTACGACGGCGTGCAGTTCATCATGGGCCACCCGGAGCTGTTCTCGAACCGACCCAACCAGGACGAGACCATCGGTTTCCCGCCGAAACTCGACCTGGAGGCGCCCGGCGCCGCCGAACTGCTCGGCAGGTTGATGGACGTGGCGACGCAACTGCCGTTGGACTTCGACGAGTTGCTCACCGCCCGGGTCATCGTCGGCGCCGACGCCCCGATACACACCCGGCAGCGGAAGATCGTCAACCGCGGCTTCACCCCGCGTCGGGTCGCCGGGCTGCAGACCCGCATCGACGAGATCGTGGCCGAGTGCCTGACCGGCATCGAGAACCGGACCGAGTTCGATCTGCTGCACGAGCTGGCGATCCCGGTGCCCGTCGGGGTCATCGGGGACCTGCTCTCCGTCGAACGCTCACGGCACGCGGACGTGCGGCGCTGGACCGAGGTCCTGGCCACGCTGCCCACGAGCGAGAATCGCAGCGACCCGGAGAGCGTGTTCGCCCTGCTCGCCATGCTGCAGGAGTTCTCCGAGTACTTCGTGCCGATCGTCGAGTCGCGAAAGACGAACCCGCAGGACGATCTGATCAGTGACCTCGTCCGGGCCGTCGAGGACGACTGGATGACCGTCACCGAGACCGTGTTGTTCCTGCTCGTGATGATGTCGGCCGGCAACGAGACCACGACGAACCTCGTCTGCAGCACGGTCATCCAGCTGCTGAGCAACCCCGACCAGCTCGACCTCCTGCTGGCTACGCCGGACCTGCTGCCGCAGGCGATCGAGGAAGCGGTCCGGCACCAGTCGCCGTTCCAGTTCCTGTTCCGCGAGACCGTCACTGACGTCGAGGTGTGCGGGACGCTGATCCCGAAGGACGCGGTGATCGCGATCCTGGTCGGCGCGGCCAACCGCGACCCGGCGCATTTCCCCGACCCGGACGCCTTCGACATCACCCGCACGACGCCGCACCTCGGGTTCGGCAAGGGCGTGCATTTCTGTCTCGGCGCGCCACTGGCCCGTCTGGAGGCGCGGCGCACGCTCGGTGCGCTGCTCCCCCACCTCAAGCGCTTCCGGCTGGCCGAACCGCCCGAGGTCAGCGACAGCCTGCTCATCCACGGCTACCGCGACGTCCGGCTGATCGCCGACTGA